One window of the Streptomyces asoensis genome contains the following:
- a CDS encoding enoyl-CoA hydratase/isomerase family protein: protein MTDLLVTAVGPVRLIELNRPDQLNSMSEELHSALASVWDTVAGDPEARVVVLTGRGRAFSAGGDFGIMTRVQRDRAFRERNVDEARRIITGMLHCPLPVIAAVNGPAVGLGCSLALLSDLVLIADDAHLADPHVQVGLVAGDGGALILPLLVGPARAKELLFLGDRVSADEAVRLGIANRAVPKDKLLDEAMDLAGRLAALPAQALRETKRAVNLHLEHALATVLETALLAERDSMHSPDHIAAVEKIIASRGRRRAHAEG from the coding sequence ATGACGGACCTCTTGGTGACGGCCGTCGGGCCGGTCCGGCTGATCGAGCTGAACCGGCCGGACCAGCTCAACTCGATGAGCGAAGAACTGCACTCCGCCCTCGCCTCGGTCTGGGACACGGTCGCCGGGGATCCGGAGGCACGGGTGGTCGTGCTCACCGGACGCGGCCGGGCGTTCAGCGCCGGCGGCGACTTCGGCATCATGACCCGGGTCCAGCGCGACCGCGCCTTCCGGGAGCGGAACGTCGACGAGGCCCGGCGGATCATCACCGGCATGCTCCACTGCCCGCTGCCGGTGATCGCCGCGGTCAACGGCCCCGCCGTGGGCCTCGGATGCAGCCTCGCCCTGCTCAGCGACCTCGTGCTGATCGCCGACGACGCGCACCTGGCCGACCCGCACGTCCAGGTCGGGCTCGTCGCCGGCGACGGCGGAGCGCTGATCCTGCCTTTGCTGGTGGGGCCGGCCCGCGCGAAGGAACTGCTGTTCCTCGGCGACCGGGTGAGCGCCGACGAGGCGGTCCGGCTGGGAATCGCCAATCGTGCCGTACCGAAGGACAAGCTCCTGGACGAGGCCATGGACCTGGCCGGGCGGCTGGCCGCACTGCCCGCGCAGGCGTTGCGCGAGACCAAGCGGGCGGTGAACCTGCATCTGGAACACGCGCTCGCGACCGTGCTGGAGACCGCCCTGCTGGCCGAGCGGGACAGCATGCACTCACCGGACCACATCGCCGCCGTCGAGAAGATCATCGCGTCCCGCGGTCGTCGCCGAGCCCACGCGGAGGGCTGA
- a CDS encoding acyl-CoA dehydrogenase family protein gives MDFAFSDEQEELGRTVRAFLAHTSPETEVRRLMETPEGFDRALWRRMGSELGLQGLAVPEEYGGAGYGPVEVGVVMEEMGRAMVCAPFLSSAVLATTTLLRCADEGARKHLLPGLASGELVGTLALTEDSARWDTAGVRLTARESGGSWLLSGHKTFVLDGAAADVVLTVARTGDGIGVFRVAGDAVGLTRTPLPTMDPTRRQARLDYHDVPATRLRTHGNGWDLVAEVLDRAAVALAAEQVGLASRALDMAVGYAKVRHQFGRPIGSFQAVKHLLADVLLEVESARAAAHYALLAAESGDPELPAVASLAKAFCSEAGLRATEANIQVHGGIGFTWEHPAHLFLKRAKTSQLLFGDPAYHRELLARRIGMDTGTGTCEGAA, from the coding sequence ATGGACTTCGCGTTCAGCGACGAGCAGGAGGAACTGGGGCGCACGGTCAGGGCGTTCCTGGCGCACACCTCACCCGAGACCGAGGTCCGGCGCCTGATGGAGACCCCGGAAGGATTCGACCGGGCGCTGTGGCGCCGGATGGGATCGGAGCTCGGCCTCCAGGGACTGGCCGTCCCCGAGGAGTACGGCGGTGCCGGATACGGGCCGGTCGAAGTGGGCGTGGTCATGGAGGAGATGGGCCGTGCCATGGTGTGCGCGCCGTTCCTGTCCTCGGCCGTGCTCGCGACGACCACGCTGCTGCGCTGCGCCGACGAGGGCGCCCGCAAGCACCTGCTGCCGGGCCTGGCCTCCGGTGAACTCGTCGGGACACTGGCCCTGACCGAGGACTCCGCGCGTTGGGACACGGCGGGCGTCCGGCTCACGGCCCGTGAGAGCGGCGGGAGTTGGCTGCTCTCCGGGCACAAGACGTTCGTCCTCGACGGCGCGGCCGCCGACGTCGTCCTCACCGTCGCCCGCACCGGCGACGGCATCGGTGTCTTCCGGGTGGCGGGTGACGCGGTCGGCCTGACCCGTACGCCCCTGCCCACGATGGATCCGACCCGCCGGCAGGCACGCCTCGACTATCACGACGTACCGGCGACCCGGCTGCGGACGCACGGAAACGGCTGGGACCTGGTGGCGGAGGTACTCGACCGGGCCGCGGTGGCACTGGCCGCCGAGCAGGTCGGCCTGGCCTCCCGCGCGCTCGACATGGCGGTCGGGTACGCCAAGGTGCGGCACCAGTTCGGGCGGCCCATCGGCTCGTTCCAGGCGGTCAAGCACCTCCTGGCCGATGTCCTGCTGGAGGTGGAGTCGGCGCGCGCCGCGGCCCATTACGCGCTGCTCGCCGCCGAGAGCGGGGACCCGGAGCTGCCCGCCGTGGCGAGCCTGGCCAAGGCGTTCTGCTCCGAGGCCGGTCTCCGGGCGACGGAGGCGAACATCCAGGTGCACGGTGGCATCGGCTTCACCTGGGAGCACCCGGCCCACCTCTTCCTGAAGCGGGCCAAGACCTCACAGCTGCTGTTCGGCGACCCGGCGTACCACCGGGAACTGCTCGCACGGCGCATCGGGATGGACACAGGCACCGGCACGTGCGAAGGAGCGGCATGA
- a CDS encoding TIGR03617 family F420-dependent LLM class oxidoreductase — translation MKVDGKLSVWRTAEVVAEARHHEKAGYDGLWASESKHDPFLPLVLAAEHTERLEVGTAIAVAFARSPMQLAYTAHDLQTYAGGRFSLGLGSQIKPHIERRFDMPWSRPAARMREYVSALRAIWAAWNEGERLDFRGDFYTHTLMSPFFSPPPAPGGAPRVFVAAVGEAMTRVAGEVADGLLAHGFTTERYLREVTLPTVQAGLATSGRTRDDFSVSHLLLTATGRTEEEMARAIEGTRAQIAFYGSTPAYRGVLELHGWGDLGDELHALSTSRREDKWQAMSGLVDEEVLRTFAVVAEPERVAGEIRRRYGALVDRVSFYTAYESDAEVWEPIVHELREAA, via the coding sequence ATGAAGGTCGACGGCAAGCTCAGTGTGTGGCGCACCGCGGAGGTCGTGGCGGAGGCCCGGCACCACGAGAAGGCCGGCTACGACGGCCTGTGGGCGTCGGAGTCCAAGCACGATCCCTTCCTGCCGCTCGTGCTGGCGGCCGAGCACACCGAACGGCTGGAGGTCGGCACGGCCATCGCGGTGGCCTTCGCCCGCTCCCCCATGCAGCTCGCGTACACCGCGCACGACCTCCAGACCTACGCCGGCGGGCGGTTCTCGCTCGGCCTCGGCAGCCAGATCAAACCGCACATCGAGCGGCGCTTCGACATGCCGTGGAGTCGGCCCGCGGCCCGGATGCGGGAGTACGTGAGCGCGCTGCGCGCCATCTGGGCCGCCTGGAACGAGGGCGAGCGGCTCGACTTCCGCGGTGACTTCTACACGCACACCCTGATGTCGCCCTTCTTCTCTCCCCCGCCCGCTCCCGGCGGCGCGCCCAGGGTGTTCGTGGCCGCGGTCGGCGAGGCGATGACCCGGGTCGCGGGCGAGGTCGCCGACGGGCTCCTCGCGCACGGCTTCACCACCGAGCGGTATCTGCGGGAGGTGACCCTGCCGACCGTGCAGGCGGGACTGGCCACGTCCGGCCGGACCCGGGACGACTTCTCCGTCTCCCACCTGCTGCTGACCGCGACCGGCCGGACGGAGGAGGAGATGGCCCGCGCGATCGAGGGCACCCGAGCTCAGATCGCCTTCTACGGCAGCACCCCCGCCTACCGCGGGGTGCTGGAGCTGCACGGGTGGGGTGACCTCGGCGACGAACTGCACGCGTTGTCGACGTCCCGGCGCGAGGACAAGTGGCAGGCGATGAGCGGGCTCGTGGACGAGGAGGTGCTGCGCACCTTCGCGGTCGTGGCGGAACCGGAGCGGGTCGCGGGCGAGATCCGGCGCCGGTACGGGGCACTGGTCGACCGGGTGTCCTTCTACACCGCGTACGAGAGCGACGCCGAGGTGTGGGAGCCGATCGTCCACGAGCTGCGCGAGGCCGCCTGA
- a CDS encoding FadR/GntR family transcriptional regulator, which produces MANTPVRVPKMAELVAAQLRRKIVRGELAEGEALPAETALMAEFAVSRPTLREAFRVLESESLISVRRGARGGARVQTPEGTVAARYAGVVLEYRGTTLKDVYDARTVIEAPCAGLLAGRRTDEDLARLRAAVAEAERLMDDPSAFIRAHMEFHALVVELAGNETLSVLNGMVRHIIDQANWSHVDLDAGSPENVRANRRGFRAHGALVELVAARRAEAAEELWRLHLQEAEDYLLRSRSMTTVLDLLG; this is translated from the coding sequence GTGGCGAACACGCCGGTACGGGTCCCCAAGATGGCCGAGCTGGTGGCGGCACAGCTGCGCCGCAAGATCGTGCGCGGGGAGCTGGCGGAGGGGGAGGCGCTGCCGGCCGAGACGGCGCTGATGGCGGAGTTCGCCGTCTCGCGGCCGACGCTGCGCGAGGCGTTCCGGGTACTGGAGTCGGAGTCCCTGATCAGCGTGCGCAGGGGCGCCCGGGGCGGGGCCCGGGTGCAGACCCCGGAAGGCACGGTCGCGGCCCGCTACGCCGGGGTGGTCCTCGAATACCGGGGCACCACGCTCAAGGACGTCTACGACGCCCGCACGGTCATCGAGGCTCCGTGTGCCGGTCTGCTGGCCGGGCGCCGCACGGACGAGGACCTGGCGCGGCTGCGCGCGGCCGTCGCCGAGGCCGAACGGCTCATGGACGACCCGTCGGCATTCATCCGCGCCCACATGGAGTTCCACGCCCTGGTCGTCGAGCTGGCGGGCAACGAGACGCTGAGCGTCCTCAACGGCATGGTCCGGCACATCATCGACCAGGCGAATTGGTCCCATGTCGACCTCGACGCCGGCAGCCCCGAGAACGTCCGGGCCAACCGCCGGGGCTTCCGCGCGCACGGCGCGCTGGTCGAGCTGGTGGCCGCGCGCCGGGCCGAGGCGGCCGAGGAACTGTGGCGCCTCCACCTCCAGGAGGCCGAGGACTACCTGTTGCGGAGCAGGTCCATGACGACGGTCCTGGACCTGCTCGGCTGA
- a CDS encoding Zn-ribbon domain-containing OB-fold protein — translation MSSLGDRPVPVPTELSRPFWDAARRGDLVVPHCPTCGLRFFVPEPACPGCMARDWRYVPSAGRGAVYSVTVVHRAPGPGFDTPFALAVIDLDDGAALLSHVDAGDPDDVAIGMRVRVAFRHFTDEITLPYFVPDTTHERAATE, via the coding sequence ATGAGCTCCCTCGGCGACCGGCCCGTCCCCGTCCCCACGGAGCTTTCCCGGCCCTTCTGGGACGCGGCCCGGCGCGGCGACCTCGTCGTCCCGCACTGCCCGACCTGCGGACTGCGCTTCTTCGTCCCCGAGCCGGCCTGCCCCGGGTGCATGGCGCGGGACTGGCGGTACGTGCCGAGCGCGGGACGCGGGGCGGTCTACTCGGTGACCGTCGTCCACCGCGCTCCCGGCCCGGGGTTCGACACACCCTTCGCGCTCGCCGTGATCGACCTCGACGACGGCGCCGCCCTGCTCTCCCACGTCGACGCCGGCGATCCGGACGACGTCGCCATCGGCATGCGGGTTCGCGTGGCCTTCCGGCACTTCACGGACGAGATCACGCTTCCGTACTTCGTACCGGACACGACACACGAGCGAGCGGCAACCGAATGA
- a CDS encoding thiolase family protein, with the protein MAKRSARGGERMTGRRPVIVGVHATEQALRLPDRSAMDLALEAVRGAIEDAGLTRADVDGAQVDWPGPGGVPGEGSSWARLLGRGLRWTSDSMLDNAGSRGLLKAAAAVRAGFADTVVVGGCKLVSRGAGPVGAGVPLEFADVWGSYVVPQFALVAARHMHEYGTTSRQLAEVAATIRNNGTTNPEAMMYGRGPYTADDVLASRLVATPFHLLDCCIVGEGGAALVVTTAERARDLPHPPVAVLGGGMEYHQAAYANPALYREVGQLGREAAGRAYAMAGVSPHDVDVFSLYDPNSFEIIRQLEILGLCGEGEGGPLAAGGAIAVKGRHPVNPDGGCLSYAWNGTQQMTLKVVEAVRQLRGTAVHQVEGAELAVVGNAGSGAQHYEMSVLGRMR; encoded by the coding sequence GTGGCGAAACGCTCGGCGCGGGGCGGTGAGCGCATGACCGGCCGCCGTCCCGTCATCGTGGGCGTCCACGCCACCGAACAGGCGCTGAGGCTCCCCGACCGCTCCGCCATGGACCTCGCCCTCGAGGCGGTGCGCGGCGCGATCGAGGACGCCGGACTCACCCGCGCGGACGTCGACGGGGCCCAGGTCGACTGGCCCGGCCCGGGCGGCGTGCCCGGCGAGGGCAGCTCCTGGGCCCGTCTGCTCGGCCGGGGTCTGCGCTGGACCAGCGACTCGATGCTCGACAACGCGGGCTCGCGGGGTCTGCTGAAGGCGGCGGCAGCGGTCCGTGCCGGGTTCGCGGACACCGTCGTGGTCGGCGGCTGCAAGCTGGTCTCACGCGGGGCGGGACCCGTCGGGGCCGGGGTGCCACTGGAGTTCGCCGATGTGTGGGGCAGCTATGTGGTTCCCCAGTTCGCCCTCGTGGCGGCCCGGCACATGCACGAGTACGGGACGACCTCCCGCCAGCTCGCGGAGGTCGCCGCCACGATCCGCAACAACGGCACCACCAACCCCGAGGCGATGATGTACGGCCGCGGCCCGTACACCGCCGACGACGTGCTCGCTTCCCGGCTGGTGGCCACACCGTTCCACCTGCTGGACTGCTGCATCGTCGGCGAGGGCGGCGCGGCCCTCGTGGTGACCACGGCCGAACGGGCCCGGGACCTCCCGCACCCTCCCGTGGCCGTCCTCGGCGGCGGAATGGAGTACCACCAGGCCGCGTACGCCAACCCGGCGCTGTACCGGGAGGTCGGTCAGCTCGGCCGGGAGGCCGCCGGCCGCGCCTACGCGATGGCCGGCGTCAGCCCCCACGACGTGGACGTCTTCTCCCTCTACGACCCCAACTCCTTCGAGATCATCCGGCAGTTGGAGATCCTCGGCCTGTGCGGGGAGGGCGAGGGCGGACCACTGGCGGCCGGCGGTGCCATCGCCGTGAAGGGCAGGCATCCCGTCAATCCCGACGGTGGCTGTCTGTCGTACGCGTGGAACGGCACGCAGCAGATGACGCTCAAAGTCGTCGAGGCCGTAAGGCAGTTGAGGGGGACCGCCGTGCACCAGGTGGAGGGCGCGGAGCTGGCGGTCGTCGGCAACGCCGGCTCCGGGGCGCAGCACTACGAGATGAGCGTGCTCGGGAGGATGCGATGA
- a CDS encoding AMP-binding protein, translating into MHPARRLTFGDIIREHRRSFPDNVAVVDGEVRLTWPQLDERTDRLANALVARGVGPGDRILWLGQNSFRIWELLGAAAKIGAMVCPGYWRWAAPEMVFAVQDFDPAVVVWQDEEIGDTVGKARAELGDDHRALWLRHDTDGPDGYESFLAAGSPEDPAVDVDPDSALLVIYTAAITGRQSGSMLSHRNLLAMGAGAAWMGDIGTETAFLGAGPMFHIGNYQFWGVPAFVHGGKNVIARRVVAEELLPLLAAERCTHAYLMPPTIARLVALNREAGHDLSHLRASVAAPLWQGTVPTDSSRFTRNGGGEGRGYGQTEVTGFAVTGAYGGQGAGNAGRPGPFAAVRVLDGAGKECAAGEAGEICVRGDLVHLGYWNRPELNEERFRFGWWHTTDLGRREPDGTISFLGTTTRMLKSAAENIFPAEVENCIEAHPAVKEAAVIGVPNERWAQDVKAVVVLHPDADGVTAADLIGHCRERIASYKKPKTVEFVEALPRTKDFAKDYEALDDRFGGGGYPGGETLGAGR; encoded by the coding sequence ATGCATCCCGCCCGCCGCCTGACGTTCGGCGACATCATCCGTGAGCACCGAAGGTCCTTCCCCGACAACGTGGCCGTCGTCGACGGCGAGGTCCGGCTGACCTGGCCACAGCTGGACGAGCGCACCGACCGGCTGGCCAACGCCCTCGTGGCTCGGGGTGTCGGCCCCGGCGACCGGATCCTGTGGCTCGGCCAGAACTCCTTCCGCATCTGGGAGCTGCTCGGCGCCGCCGCGAAGATCGGCGCCATGGTCTGTCCCGGCTACTGGCGGTGGGCCGCTCCGGAAATGGTCTTCGCGGTCCAGGACTTCGACCCCGCGGTCGTCGTCTGGCAGGACGAGGAGATCGGCGACACGGTCGGCAAGGCACGCGCCGAACTGGGCGACGACCACCGGGCGTTGTGGCTCCGCCACGACACCGACGGCCCGGACGGCTACGAGTCCTTCCTGGCCGCCGGTTCGCCCGAGGACCCCGCTGTCGACGTTGACCCGGACTCCGCGCTCCTGGTCATCTACACCGCGGCGATCACCGGACGCCAGTCCGGCTCGATGCTCTCGCACCGCAACCTGCTCGCGATGGGCGCCGGCGCCGCCTGGATGGGGGACATCGGCACGGAGACCGCCTTCCTCGGCGCCGGACCGATGTTCCACATCGGCAACTACCAGTTCTGGGGCGTCCCCGCCTTCGTCCACGGCGGCAAGAACGTGATCGCCCGCCGGGTCGTCGCCGAGGAACTGCTCCCCCTGCTGGCGGCGGAGCGGTGCACCCACGCGTATCTGATGCCCCCGACCATCGCGCGGCTCGTCGCGCTGAACCGCGAGGCCGGCCACGACCTCTCCCATCTGCGGGCCAGCGTCGCCGCACCCCTGTGGCAGGGCACCGTGCCCACCGACAGCAGCCGGTTCACCCGCAACGGCGGCGGCGAGGGACGCGGCTACGGGCAGACCGAGGTCACCGGCTTCGCCGTGACCGGCGCCTACGGTGGCCAGGGCGCCGGCAACGCGGGACGGCCGGGCCCCTTCGCCGCCGTACGCGTCCTGGACGGCGCCGGCAAGGAGTGCGCGGCCGGCGAGGCCGGTGAGATCTGCGTCCGCGGTGATCTCGTGCATCTCGGCTACTGGAACCGGCCCGAGCTCAACGAGGAACGCTTCCGCTTCGGCTGGTGGCACACCACCGACCTCGGCCGGCGCGAGCCCGACGGCACGATCAGCTTCCTCGGGACCACCACCCGCATGCTCAAGTCGGCCGCCGAGAACATCTTCCCGGCCGAGGTCGAGAACTGCATCGAAGCGCATCCGGCGGTCAAGGAAGCCGCCGTGATCGGTGTGCCCAACGAGCGCTGGGCCCAGGACGTCAAGGCGGTCGTGGTGCTCCACCCGGACGCCGACGGGGTCACCGCGGCGGACCTCATCGGGCACTGCCGGGAGCGGATCGCCTCGTACAAGAAGCCGAAGACGGTGGAGTTCGTCGAGGCGCTGCCCCGCACCAAGGACTTCGCCAAGGACTACGAGGCGCTCGACGACCGCTTCGGCGGCGGCGGATATCCCGGTGGCGAAACGCTCGGCGCGGGGCGGTGA
- a CDS encoding aldehyde dehydrogenase family protein — protein sequence MVTVDVQLHQDRAERDLPRPRLVIGGKDVTDASGGVHEHRNPATGLVQAHIPLAGPTEVDQAVGAARRAFEVWGTMRPAERRRLLTRFAGLLRDHIPDFAAVCPLENGVCIGGWATSVGPHVAEWTEYYAGWADKIEGMVGAAFSPHENVEYTIPEPYGVIGHIITWNSPALSLAMKVPPSLAAGNTVVIKPAESTPFSALLFADLAREAGLPEGVVNVVTGLGDAGSALVTHPGVDKISFTGGPATARRIMADAAPSLKPVVFELGGKSANLLFADTDLDTVVPYCAAFAMSNTGQGCALPTRLLVERPVYEEVVARVAGVVAHLPVGDPLDPATYIGPLIDAAARDRVQGVIDKAIDGGAGRLVYGGERIDSDGYFVSPTVFADVDNRSDLAQREIFGPVLAITPFDTEDQAVALANDTEYGLSAYVQSRDVARVHRLVSRLKAGTVYVNPGPNPITSPATPFGGVGLSGFGREGGKAGLDEFLNVKGVGISRV from the coding sequence GTGGTCACGGTCGATGTGCAGCTGCACCAGGACAGAGCCGAGCGCGATCTGCCACGGCCCCGGCTCGTCATCGGCGGCAAGGACGTGACGGACGCCTCCGGTGGAGTCCATGAGCACCGCAACCCGGCGACCGGTCTGGTCCAGGCCCACATCCCGCTCGCAGGCCCCACCGAGGTGGACCAGGCGGTCGGGGCGGCCCGCCGGGCCTTCGAGGTCTGGGGCACCATGCGCCCCGCCGAGCGCCGCCGCCTGCTCACCCGCTTCGCCGGACTGCTGCGCGACCACATCCCCGACTTCGCGGCCGTCTGTCCGCTGGAGAACGGCGTCTGTATCGGAGGCTGGGCCACGAGCGTCGGACCGCACGTCGCCGAGTGGACCGAGTACTACGCCGGCTGGGCCGACAAGATCGAGGGCATGGTCGGCGCGGCCTTCAGCCCGCACGAGAACGTCGAGTACACCATCCCCGAGCCGTACGGCGTGATCGGCCACATCATCACCTGGAACTCGCCCGCCCTGTCCCTGGCGATGAAGGTCCCGCCGTCGCTCGCCGCCGGGAACACCGTGGTGATCAAACCGGCGGAGTCCACGCCGTTCTCCGCACTGCTCTTCGCCGACCTGGCCCGCGAGGCGGGCCTCCCCGAAGGGGTCGTCAACGTCGTCACCGGGCTCGGCGACGCGGGATCCGCCCTGGTGACCCACCCCGGCGTGGACAAGATCTCCTTCACCGGCGGGCCCGCCACCGCCCGCCGCATCATGGCCGACGCGGCACCGAGCCTGAAGCCCGTCGTGTTCGAGCTGGGCGGCAAGTCCGCCAACCTGCTCTTCGCCGACACCGACCTGGACACCGTCGTCCCGTACTGCGCGGCCTTCGCCATGAGCAACACCGGTCAGGGGTGTGCCCTGCCGACCCGCCTGCTCGTCGAGCGCCCGGTCTACGAGGAGGTCGTCGCGCGCGTTGCCGGGGTGGTGGCCCACCTTCCGGTCGGCGACCCGCTCGACCCGGCGACGTACATCGGCCCCCTCATCGACGCGGCCGCCCGCGACCGCGTCCAGGGCGTGATCGACAAGGCGATCGACGGCGGGGCGGGGCGGCTCGTGTACGGCGGCGAACGCATCGACAGCGACGGCTACTTCGTCTCCCCGACCGTCTTCGCCGACGTGGACAACCGCAGCGACCTCGCCCAGCGGGAGATCTTCGGCCCGGTCCTGGCCATCACCCCGTTCGACACCGAGGACCAGGCGGTCGCCCTCGCCAACGACACCGAGTACGGCCTGTCCGCCTACGTCCAGTCCCGGGACGTCGCCCGCGTCCACCGCCTGGTGTCGCGGCTGAAGGCCGGGACGGTCTACGTCAATCCCGGCCCGAACCCGATCACCTCACCTGCCACGCCGTTCGGCGGGGTCGGCCTCAGCGGGTTCGGGCGGGAGGGCGGCAAGGCCGGTCTGGACGAGTTCCTCAACGTCAAGGGTGTCGGCATCAGCCGCGTCTGA
- a CDS encoding acyl-CoA dehydrogenase family protein, whose protein sequence is MRRTIFTEEHELFRETARTFYLRECVPYAEQWERDGQVDRAAWLAAGKAGLIGWQFPEEYGGQGVVDFRYNAIMAEEMAATGAVGIGLGLQNDVVPPYLMRLTTPEQKARWLPGVISGATICALALSEPSAGSDLKGIRTTARRDGDEWVIDGSKTFITNGILADLVIVACKTDPEAGHKGISLIVVERGAEGFERGRKLDKVGMKAQDTAELFFREVRVPADNLIGQEGRGFYHMMGNLPTERLAIAVSSLASAEKAFGVTLAYAKDRTAFGRPIGEFQANRFALADMKARIAAARGYLDGCIMALVGGELTADEAAAAKYWTTETCWEVIDRCMQLHGGYGYVNEYEIARIWRDSRVQRVFGGTSEIMQEIVGRSLGLQAGVID, encoded by the coding sequence ATGCGTCGCACGATCTTCACCGAGGAGCACGAGCTGTTCCGCGAGACCGCCCGCACCTTCTACCTGCGCGAATGCGTCCCGTATGCCGAGCAGTGGGAGCGTGACGGCCAGGTGGACCGGGCCGCGTGGCTGGCGGCGGGCAAGGCCGGGCTCATCGGCTGGCAGTTCCCGGAGGAGTACGGCGGCCAGGGAGTCGTGGACTTCCGCTACAACGCCATCATGGCCGAGGAGATGGCGGCCACCGGCGCGGTCGGCATCGGGCTCGGGCTCCAGAACGACGTCGTCCCGCCCTATCTGATGCGCCTCACCACCCCGGAACAGAAGGCCCGTTGGCTGCCCGGCGTGATCAGCGGCGCGACGATCTGCGCGCTCGCGCTGTCCGAGCCGTCCGCCGGGTCCGACCTCAAGGGCATCCGCACCACCGCCCGCCGGGACGGCGACGAGTGGGTGATCGACGGCTCCAAGACCTTCATCACCAACGGCATCCTGGCCGACCTGGTCATCGTCGCGTGCAAGACCGACCCGGAGGCCGGCCACAAGGGCATCAGCCTGATCGTCGTCGAGCGCGGCGCCGAGGGCTTCGAGCGCGGGCGCAAGCTCGACAAGGTCGGGATGAAGGCCCAGGACACCGCCGAGCTCTTCTTCCGTGAGGTCCGTGTGCCCGCCGATAATCTGATCGGGCAGGAGGGGCGCGGTTTCTATCACATGATGGGCAACCTCCCGACGGAGCGGCTCGCCATCGCCGTCTCCTCGCTGGCCTCGGCCGAGAAGGCGTTCGGCGTCACTCTGGCCTACGCCAAGGACCGCACCGCCTTCGGGCGGCCGATCGGCGAGTTCCAGGCCAACCGGTTCGCCCTCGCCGACATGAAGGCCCGGATCGCCGCTGCCCGCGGGTACCTCGACGGCTGCATCATGGCGCTGGTCGGGGGCGAGCTGACCGCCGACGAGGCCGCCGCGGCCAAGTACTGGACCACGGAGACCTGCTGGGAGGTCATCGACCGCTGTATGCAGCTGCACGGCGGCTACGGCTACGTCAACGAGTACGAGATCGCGCGCATCTGGCGGGACAGCCGGGTGCAGCGGGTGTTCGGCGGCACCTCGGAGATCATGCAGGAGATCGTGGGCCGGTCGCTGGGGCTCCAGGCGGGAGTCATTGACTAG
- a CDS encoding SDR family NAD(P)-dependent oxidoreductase — MSVRDKVALVTGAGRGIGEAIADRLAAHGAAVAVCDLDPAAADKVAVRLAERYAVPTTGVGADISDSTAVRAAVQRVTAELGPVDVLVNNAAVDVIGRFVDSGEETWDRIIAVNLRGTITMTRAVLDSMIERGGGRVVLIASDAGRVGSSGEVVYSATKGGVIAFGKALAREVARYGITVNSVCPGPTDTALLGQVAEYSQKMYDATVRAIPLRRVAQPAEIAGVVAFLASDDAAYMTGQTLSVSGGLTMV; from the coding sequence GTGAGCGTACGGGACAAGGTGGCGCTCGTCACCGGAGCGGGACGCGGCATCGGCGAGGCGATCGCCGACCGGCTCGCCGCCCACGGGGCTGCGGTCGCCGTCTGCGACCTGGACCCGGCGGCCGCCGACAAGGTCGCGGTCCGGCTCGCGGAACGGTATGCGGTGCCCACGACGGGGGTCGGCGCGGACATCTCCGACAGTACGGCCGTACGCGCGGCCGTACAGCGGGTGACCGCCGAGCTGGGTCCGGTGGACGTGCTGGTCAACAACGCGGCCGTCGACGTCATCGGCCGCTTCGTCGACAGCGGCGAAGAAACCTGGGACCGGATCATCGCCGTCAATCTGCGGGGCACGATCACGATGACCCGGGCCGTCCTCGACTCCATGATCGAGCGCGGCGGCGGGCGGGTCGTCCTCATCGCCTCGGACGCGGGCCGCGTCGGTTCCTCCGGCGAGGTCGTCTACTCCGCGACGAAGGGCGGGGTCATCGCCTTCGGCAAGGCCCTGGCCCGCGAGGTCGCCCGGTACGGCATCACCGTGAACAGCGTGTGCCCCGGGCCGACCGACACCGCATTGCTCGGGCAGGTCGCCGAGTACAGCCAGAAGATGTACGACGCGACCGTGCGGGCGATCCCGCTGCGCCGCGTCGCCCAGCCCGCCGAGATCGCCGGTGTGGTGGCCTTCCTCGCATCCGACGACGCCGCCTACATGACCGGGCAGACGCTCTCGGTCAGCGGCGGCCTCACGATGGTCTGA